The segment GGTCACCCGTTAGAGGGTTTTGAAACTGCTTGTAAATAGAGAAATGATCTCAGAAGTAGACGAAATAATCAGATAAAAATTCTCCCAAAACTCAGATAGACTCAAGTCGGCAATTCCTTGTATAACTCCCGCCACTCTCTCCTGCATAAATTGTAAACAAGGCAAATCCTGTGGATCGACCCGTCACTGACGGATGGCTCCCGGTTTGCACAGTTGTGGTATTGCCCGAGTTATGGAATCTCTCAAAAACACGCTGGCTCAGCTTCAGAAATTGTACCAGACGTTTACGCCCAGTCAGCGCGGAACGCTGGCCTTGGTGACCTTAATGGTTCCACTCATCTTTTACTTCGTCGTCATGCGGGGTGAGGCGGGCGGAACGACCCCCGTTCTGTATGGTCGTCGATTCAATGTCGAAGAGATGAATGTCGCTCAGACAGCTTTGTTCGACGCCAACCTGACCGATTTCGATACGAGAAGTGGCCAATTGCTCGTGCCGAGCGTCGACCTCGATCGATATAACTCGGCTTTGCTCAGCTCCACCGGCCTGACTGCATTCGGTGGTTCAGTTCAATCGGAAGAGGAAAAAGCATTAGGAAACCTGTCTGCGTTCACTAGCAATAAACAGTTCTCTGTCGCGATGGGGAGTGCCAAAGAAAAAGAATTGGCCAAGCTCATTGAAAGTTATGACGGAATCGACGTCGCGACGGTGAAATGGGCACCTTCTGTTGGACGCAGCTGGCGGCAAACGGGTCCGGCAGGGACTGCATCTGTGTCCGTACGACCTCGTGCGGGCGTGCATTTGAATCGAGAACAAATCGATGGCATTCGCCTGATGGTGGCGAATTCACTGCCCGGCATTACCGCGCAGCACGTTTCGGTTCTCGATCTCGCTACCCTCCGCAATTACAGTTCCGATAACGATAATGATCCTGCCAGCGATAAATTGCTACGCCTGAAAAACGAACATGAACGCACTATTCACCAGGAATTGCTCTCTGCTTTAAGTTATATCCCCGACGTGAACGTGTCGGTTACGGTTGATCTATCGGAAATCAAACGGCAGACCCGTCGGGAACAGACGGTTGATAGCAAGCAAACGGTTGCGATTCAGCAATCGGTCAAAACTCGTCAGCAACAGTTTCAAAAACGACAGGTTCGACAGGAACCGGGCGTCGTGCCGAACGCCAGTTCGCTGAGCGTCGGTGGCGAACAGTCTCCGGATAGTAGTAGTACCCTGACCGAGGAAGATACCGAGACCTTAACCGTTCCCCGTTTTGAGATTTTGAACGAAGAGATTTTTGGCGCGACCCCCACGGCTACGCGGGTCTCAGTGACTATTCCCGAAGATTATCCTCGCACCTTATTGCTGCGCCGAAACCCGGATCTGGCTCAGACGCCGACGTCGGAAGATTTTCTGCAACAAATGGGAGTGGTCAAACTCGAAGTCGAAAATCAGGTCAAACAGCTGATCGCTACTCGTATCAATGTCGACCTGATCGAGAATCCGAATCCCAGCTCGATCTCTGTGCAGACGGTGATACCGCAGGAACCCGTCACTCCCGAATTTAACGTTCCCCTCACAGACAAGCTGATCGACTGGATCACGAACTGGGGTGGGGCCGTCATGCTGGTAGTACTGGCTCTGTGGGCACTGCGATCACTCAATAAAAGCATGCCGGCACTTCCCGACGTGGAAATGGAAGCAGCTACTTTGCAGGCAGCCCTGAGGCCTCATGTCGAAGAAGAGGCCGAAGAGAAGCACCACTCCTCATTTGTATTGCCGGAAGCAGGCGAGCGGGAAGACTTCCAGACGGTTGTTAAAGAAAACCCGGAAATGACCGCTGCCGTCATTAGCAACTGGATCCGTAATACTCGCTAAACGACGTTTGCGGCACTAATTGGTGAAGCCAGTTAAGTTTGAATCGTGCGACTGGTGATCGATCCGTCTGAAATCGATCTTGATCCCAATGCCGTAAAAGGGTATTTAAAGGCCCTTCTTTCCGAAGGGATGTGCACTGGTGATCAGTGTGGAGGGGCGTCCGCCACAGTCGCCAGATCATCTTCTTCGTGATTCAACGACCTATTTTGTGAGGGGCAATGCCCCCGCATTTTCATGAACAGCTTCATATCATGGATGATATCGACAAAGCAGCTGTACTGATTCTGAGCCTGGATAAACCGGTCGCAGCGGAAGTTCTCAGCCTGCTGCCCAAACATCTGGTCGAGGCGGTGACGTATCGTCTGGCCAAAATGGAAAACATCTCCAAGGAACAGCAGAAGACAGTCTTCACTGAGTTCTACAGCATGGCGAGCGAAAGCACGCAAATCGGCGGCGGAGGAATGGACTTCGCCGGTGAACTGCTGTCCCAATCACTGGGCGACGAGCACGCGGCTGAGATCCTGGACAATATCAAACAATCTCTCAGCGCGGTTCCCTTTGGTTTTCTACATAAAGCTGAAGCAGAAAACCTGCTCGCATTTATCAGCGACGAACACCCCCAGACCATCGCGTTGATTCTTTCTCATCTGCCGGCTCAGTTATCTGCAGAGGTTGTTTCCGGATTGCCTTCAGTCAAGCAGATGGAAGTGATCCGCCGCGTCGCTCATATGGAGCAAACCAGCCCGGAAGTCGTATCGGATATCGAAGCGAGCTTGGAAAGTCGTATGACCTCGCTCCTGTCGAGGCACTCTGAAAAAGCGGGTGGCGTGCCGATGGTGGCGCAGATTTTGAACGTCACCGATCGTACTACAAACAAAATGATTCTGGAAAAACTCGAAGAGGAAGACGTCGATCTGGCCGAAGAGATTAAACGATTGATGTTCGTCTTCGACGATCTGATGAAACTCGACAGCAAAGCGATTCAAGCGTTGCTCAAAGAGGTCGACAATGCGCAATGGGCGATGTCACTCAAAGGGGCGTCGGATCAAATCAAAGACAAAGTGCTGGGCAACCTTTCCCAGCGAGCAGCAGATTTACTTCGCGAAGAAATGGAGTTCCTGGGGCCGGTCAAACTCAGCGACGTCGAAGCGATGCAGCAGCAGATCGTCGATGTAGTTCGTCGTCTCGAAGACGCTGGCGAGATCGAAGTCTCCGCCAACGAAGGGGATCGCATGATTACTTAACGAGTGGGATGTCAGACCCTTCGTATGTAACCAGTTGAATCGTACCAATTTACCTCCCGGGGATGAGATTAACTCCATGGCGTTTCAAGAATCAGATCGAGTGTTGAAAGCGGGATCCTTTCGCAATATGGGATCGAAGGTCGCGTTCAACTATCACGATCTTGAGAAGCAGGGGGAGTCCTACCTGGCGGATATTAAGAAACAGGCCGACAAAATTCTGGACGATGCCAAGCAGCAAGCTGATGCCATCATCAGTAAGTCTCAAGCTGAAGGTCTGGAAAAAGGCTTAACGGAAGGTCGTCAGAACGCACAGCAGGAAATTGAGCAGAAGGCCAATCAACTTTCCGAACTGACGGTGCAGAACCGTGTTTCGACTGTCTTGCCTGCCCTCGATAAAGTCGCCCAGACATTGCTGCAGGAGAAGGATAACTGGCTTTACACCTGGGAGAAGATCGCCATTGAACTGGCGGCAAGAATTGCCAGCAAAGTCGTACATCGCGCGATTGAACTCGATCCGGAATTGACCACCGAGATGCTCCGTTCCACGCTCGAGCTCGTCGCTGGCTCCCCCGAGGTGACGGTTTATCTCAGCCAGGACGACTACGAAACTCTCGGTGACGAACGGGACAACATTGTGAAATCGTTATCCAGCTGCGGAAAAGTCAACGTGCTGATGGATGAAAATCTGGGCCGGGGCGACAGTCGTGTGGAAACACAACATGGCTCAGTGGACGCCGGGCTGGAGACACAAATCGAACGCATCGCCAATGAATTAATCTCGGACAATTAACCACCAATCAAAATGCTCTTTCGCCCTCACTGCGACCCTTAACCGCTCCGACAGCCTTCCATAAAACGAAACTCAATTTACCTATGACCGCTATCGAGTTTAAACTGGAATCACTTTCGAATCATCTCGATCGCATCATGTCGGTGGGGATGACAGGGAGCGTATTGAAAACCGTTGGACTGACGATATCGGTTTCCGGTCTATCCGCACCTTTGGGGGCGCTCTGCCGAATCCATCGACATAATGGCAAGCCACTCGACGCGCAGGTCATCGGCTTTCATGGCGAAGAAACTTTCCTGCTTTCCCTGGGGAAGCTGGACGGAATTCGTCGTGGTAACCGGGTCGAGCTGGTCCAGTCGGTGCCAGCACTCCGAGTGGGAGACAAGCTCCTGGGAAGGATTGTTAACGGTCGAGGAGAATTTATCGACCAGCAACCTTCCGCCTTCCTGCCACACATTGCTCAGGTTCAGGCGACGCCGACGTCACCGTTAGAGCGGCCTCGAATTGATGAAGTTCTGGAGACGGGTGTCCGCGTTATCGATGGTTTCCTGACCTGCGGCAAAGGACAACGCCTCGGTATCTTTGCCGGCAGTGGTGTCGGAAAAAGTACGTTAATGGGACAACTGGCTCGGTCCAGTTCTGCTGATGTGAACGTCGTCGTGCTCGTCGGAGAACGAGGTCGTGAGGTTCGCGAATTCCTTGAACGAGACCTGGGACCGGAAGGACTAAAACGAAGTGTGGTCGTGGTTGCGACCAGTGATGAACCGGCCGTCCTTCGACTGCAGTCTGCCTTTCTGGGAACCGCGATTGCTGAATACTTCCGCGATCAGGGGAAAGACGTCCTGTTGATGATGGACAGCGTCACCCGCTTTGCCCTCGCCCAACGGGAAATCGGTCTGGCTGCGGGCGAGCCGCCTGCTACCCGAGGTTATCCCCCTTCGGTCTTTTCGTTGATGCCGCAACTGCTCGAACGCAGTGGCCGTACCAACAAAGGGAGCATCACCGGTTTTTACACTGTGCTGGTCGAAGGGGATGATACGAACGAACCCATCTCAGATACGGTTCGAGGTATTCTCGACGGACACATTGTGCTCTCGCGGAAAATCGCCCACGAAGCGCATTTCCCTGCCATTGATGTTCTGGAAAGTATCAGCCGGAGTATGTCCGACATCACCACTCCCGACCACCGGCAGCATGCGAACAACATTCGTCGGCTGATGGCTGCCTATCAACAGTCCGAAGACTTAATCAATATCGGTGCCTATCAGCAGGGAACGAATCCAGTAGTCGATTCGGCCATCAGTCTGCGGGGCGGGTTGCTCAAGTTCTTGCAGCAACCTCCGGGTGAAAGAACGAGTTGGGCAGATACTCAGAAACAGTTGAAACAGCTCGATACTTTGCCAGCGAGCGGAACAACGCTTCCGGGTGGGATGCGGCAAGGGGCACCCCCTAAAATGAAGTAACGTTGGCGGTGCGTCAGGTGAATACCGTTCAAAGCCTAAAAAACGACTCAATGAAACCATGAAATAAAGTTGCTATGCGACTTCAGGAGTTAACCGTCGGTTGAAAAAGTTCCGTTATCAACTCGATCCCCTGTTGAACTACCGGGAGAGCCGTCGGGATATCTGTCGTCAGGTATTGGCACAGGTTCTGGCAGCGGATGCAGAACAACTCCAGCACAAGAATGAGATTCAGCAGCAGTACCAAGCAATTGAACAGGAAGTGAAGCAGATGGGGGTGGGTGGTCGTGTTGAGATCGACCGAATTTCTGCTCGTCGATTTCACCTTGGACAATTGAAGACGCAGATACGCGTCATCGATGAAAACCGACGACTGCTCGAGGAGAAGATCAAACATTGTCGGCAGGCGTTGGTTGAAGCGGACCAGGACGTCAAAGTCCTCGAGAAAATCAAATCACGAAAACTAACTGAACATACTAAGA is part of the Polystyrenella longa genome and harbors:
- a CDS encoding FliI/YscN family ATPase, with product MTAIEFKLESLSNHLDRIMSVGMTGSVLKTVGLTISVSGLSAPLGALCRIHRHNGKPLDAQVIGFHGEETFLLSLGKLDGIRRGNRVELVQSVPALRVGDKLLGRIVNGRGEFIDQQPSAFLPHIAQVQATPTSPLERPRIDEVLETGVRVIDGFLTCGKGQRLGIFAGSGVGKSTLMGQLARSSSADVNVVVLVGERGREVREFLERDLGPEGLKRSVVVVATSDEPAVLRLQSAFLGTAIAEYFRDQGKDVLLMMDSVTRFALAQREIGLAAGEPPATRGYPPSVFSLMPQLLERSGRTNKGSITGFYTVLVEGDDTNEPISDTVRGILDGHIVLSRKIAHEAHFPAIDVLESISRSMSDITTPDHRQHANNIRRLMAAYQQSEDLINIGAYQQGTNPVVDSAISLRGGLLKFLQQPPGERTSWADTQKQLKQLDTLPASGTTLPGGMRQGAPPKMK
- a CDS encoding FliH/SctL family protein; the encoded protein is MAFQESDRVLKAGSFRNMGSKVAFNYHDLEKQGESYLADIKKQADKILDDAKQQADAIISKSQAEGLEKGLTEGRQNAQQEIEQKANQLSELTVQNRVSTVLPALDKVAQTLLQEKDNWLYTWEKIAIELAARIASKVVHRAIELDPELTTEMLRSTLELVAGSPEVTVYLSQDDYETLGDERDNIVKSLSSCGKVNVLMDENLGRGDSRVETQHGSVDAGLETQIERIANELISDN
- the fliG gene encoding flagellar motor switch protein FliG yields the protein MDDIDKAAVLILSLDKPVAAEVLSLLPKHLVEAVTYRLAKMENISKEQQKTVFTEFYSMASESTQIGGGGMDFAGELLSQSLGDEHAAEILDNIKQSLSAVPFGFLHKAEAENLLAFISDEHPQTIALILSHLPAQLSAEVVSGLPSVKQMEVIRRVAHMEQTSPEVVSDIEASLESRMTSLLSRHSEKAGGVPMVAQILNVTDRTTNKMILEKLEEEDVDLAEEIKRLMFVFDDLMKLDSKAIQALLKEVDNAQWAMSLKGASDQIKDKVLGNLSQRAADLLREEMEFLGPVKLSDVEAMQQQIVDVVRRLEDAGEIEVSANEGDRMIT